Proteins found in one Pocillopora verrucosa isolate sample1 chromosome 12, ASM3666991v2, whole genome shotgun sequence genomic segment:
- the LOC131793142 gene encoding uncharacterized protein isoform X1, whose amino-acid sequence MEKSSGAGSFTRRVVLLKDSDCVKHNGKIIMPTTIDMAKIKKPHTGQYNKKVLFSKSMSEEVVRQTLQKAFPLFNLTGRFYCASFGQGSTAFIFHGNPRVWDGKMLKKTVRGNSVLYILLEDDQIPQGSPFKTNDVTISSVPVALSNMNQPILSDTSATVIVQNTLKPPNDNPIQEGNIFNEPLAASTNCNLINSQCIADAVAQSNLSQPTLSDTSTTIMVQNTLQPWNAFPSQECNFFLGPSTAKVDMIKSEGTSEIQNYQVPFQGTLLNSSEMPQESAHGTNNATNSSAPVASSNMNQPTSSESSEIFMDQSNMYLLNDSPMVDFSALLDIEMLQESAHETNNATISSAPAALQNMDQLTSRESSATFTDQNNMDPWNDSPTSEYIACIDRVLSTPGFTESQNAAPAAGGGLNLETALDQSMEMSDSSADNHNTTSGISGLDHNLSSDDLSSHEDEHFDFSGTPKKVPLQGAAFCRFSSSRALPGNVQSAVAVFELNLGTVEVRRFGEDSLIGERIPPSNKPGKVKISLRAGRRELGEAEIWYYHKGEEAVEQILKDPESLKYFFQKYSEMLSNRNNTTASGADAQNSGICGSTEPVQMLCVLVYAAAEIGGQQFIEMIFNSSAGRVVYDRYKDSSALPEAIAREYGHEKTATFLEEITIRFSKEASEAQNYPQTIDWSELVRAAEEAQKQPGLNTEEESNHLDSNVVKYTGYLGDIDTSSNETCESGSSESEDNIPWATSKEMNYQADELSEIASAYEDQEFGIKKAAVSQSLMYICGTGHFKREKVNSTVSKKVVLPTLEGWQLSLFQDSFIREASGLKHLRSLNRCDTSFFLGPEQESIQYRIITEYERWCLLFKYMKYSWLHSRKFAAEGGQFVEKFNQETQAVMMGASFGCTEDLLRIQSTRELATTSENPGLAVQRNSTQGLTKRCTSSDLWVLTCLCRPARNILFVYVADNGDVLPQKAYFDDDRYELSIQYWQWQRYFSSLFDVQNRLQEMRKLSEEMRPEFGPTPLPTYNAKMLPQVQDKHMIRQPECCPTWLYTMIHQCWVYAPVERPPFIAIFDGISSRTLGAHSIVTWLSHCNQGRYLPPDKCHSEDPYLVNDKTNHPSFNVNVTDYRSARKEKLYEEHLHGDDGGNVIFTDKHPLVRRRENNEKGLRLITGHPPAKIFYRISEGIADAQNKVNVETSSIYPPGCKEISRKQIIGLHDSEARSLSVTRCLRKRLIEGLADSTSPTDFTLTVDYVGNNTEGCFNGYWGKGLGEGLAKSEDLARGTSLTAFNYDLNEALIKGSSISDIHQVTDLSGDWGKGLAEDLAKSTSLTAFTLTVNRVDRGMFEDWGKGLGEGLAKSTSLTAFTLTVNSADGPLFGDWGKGLGEGLAKSKSLTAFTLTVNSVDRGMFADWGKGLGEGLAKSTSLTAFTLTVNNADGPLCGDWGKGLGEGLAKSTSLTAFTLTVNSADGPLFGDWGKGLGEGLAKSKSLTAFTLTVNSAHGHLFGDWGKGLGEGLAKSTSLTAFTLTVNNADGLLFVDWGKGLGEGLAKSKSLTAFTLTVNSVNRGMFADWGKGLGEGLAKSTSLTAFTLTVNNADGPLCGDWGKGLGEGLAKSTSLTAFTLTVNSADGPLFGDWGKGLGEGLAKSTSLTAFTLTVNSAHGHLFGDWGKGLGEGLAKSTSLTAFTLTVNNADRLLFVDWGKGLCEGLAKSTSLTAFTLTVNSADGLLCGDWGKGLGEGLAKSTSLTAFALIVNGVNGHLFGNWGEGLGEGLAKSTSLTAFTLTVNSADGHLFGNWGKGLGEGLAKSTSLTAFTLTVNSVDGDLFGNWGGGLGEGLAKSTSLTAFALIVNGVDGHLGGDWGKGLGEGLAESTSLTAFTLTVNSVDGHLYEDWGKEGEGLGKSKSLSAFTQTVNSVDRHLYVDWGKGLGEGLVGGWVEALRRSLRNSKFLLSDNVRIADSSSLDGCFSSFDLNRSVRGSPPSRSFNPREKAKIKSIPDVTGSSEEATDCILI is encoded by the exons ATGGAAAAATCAAGTGGTGCAGGCTCCTTCACCAGACGTGTTGTGTTGCTGAAGGACAGTGATTGTGTTAAGCACAATGGCAAAATAATCATGCCAACAACCATAGACatggcaaaaattaaaaagccaCACACTGGACAGTATAACAAAAAAGTTCTATTTTCTAAAAGTATGTCAGAGGAAGTGGTGAGGCAAACACTCCAGAAAGCATTTCCTTTGTTCAACCTAACTGGAAG GTTTTATTGCGCATCCTTTGGCCAGGGAAGTAcagcttttatttttcatggaaACCCTCGTGTTTGGGATggaaaaatgcttaaaaaaacaGTGAGGGGTAATTCAGTTCTTTACATTCTGTTGGAGGATGATCAG ATACCACAAGGATCACCATTTAAAACTAATGATGTTACCATCAGCTCAGTACCAG TGGCTTTGTCAAACATGAATCAACCTATCTTGAGTGATACAAGTGCAACAGTCATAGTTCAGAATACTTTGAAACCCCCGAATGACAATCCAATACAAGAAGGCAACATTTTTAATGAGCCATTGGCAGCCAGCACAAATTGTAATCTGATAAATTCGCAATGCATAGCAGATGCAG TGGCTCAGTCAAACTTGAGCCAACCTACTTTGAGTGATACAAGTACAACAATCATGGTCCAGAATACTTTGCAACCTTGGAATGCCTTCCCAAGTCAAGAATGTAACTTCTTTCTAGGGCCATCTACAGCCAAGGTTGATATGATAAAGTCAGAAG GAACTTCAGAAATCCAGAATTATCAAGTCCCTTTTCAAGGCACCTTATTGAATTCCTCTGAG ATGCCACAAGAATCAGCGCATGGAACCAATAATGCTACCAACAGCTCAGCACCAG TGGCTTCTTCAAACATGAACCAACCAACCTCAAGTGAATCAAGTGAAATATTCATGGATCAGAGTAACATGTATCTCTTGAATGACTCTCCAATGGTGGACTTCAGTGCTCTTCTGGACATAGAG ATGCTACAAGAATCAGCACACGAAACCAATAATGCTACCATCAGCTCAGCACCAG CGGCTTTGCAGAATATGGACCAACTAACCTCGAGGGAATCAAGCGCAACATTCACGGATCAGAATAACATGGATCCCTGGAATGACTCTCCAACGTCAGAGTACATTGCTTGTATAGACAGAGTGCTATCCACCCCAGGTTTTACGGAATCACAAAACGCAGCCCCTGCAG CAGGTGGTGGTCTAAACCTGGAAACAGCGTTGGATCAATCAATGGAA ATGTCTGACAGCTCAGCCGATAATCACAATACCACTAGTGGTATTTCTGGACTTGATCACAACTTGTCCTCAG ATGATCTGTCGTCACATGAAGATGAGCACTTCGACTTCAGTGGCACGCCGAAAAAAGTTCCCTTGCAG GGTGCTGCGTTTTGTCGTTTCTCATCTAGTCGAGCGTTACCTGGGAATGTGCAGTCTGCAGTTGCTGTCTTCGAATTGAATCTAGGCACTGTTGAAGTTAGGAGGTTTGGCGAAGACTCCCTTATTGGAGAGAGAATTCCAC CTTCCAACAAGCCAGGAAAGGTCAAAATATCTTTACGAGCAGGTAGAAGAGAGCTAGGAGAAGCGGAAATTTGGTACTACCATAAAGGTGAAGAGGCTGTTGAACAGATACTTAAAGACCCGGAGTCACtgaagtatttttttcaaaagtattctgagatgTTGAGTAATCGTAACAATACAACAGCCAGTGGAGCTGACGCACAAAACTCCGGAATTTGTG GTTCCACAGAACCTGTGCAGATGCTATGCGTCTTAGTTTACGCTGCAGCAGAAATTGGTGGTCAACAATTCATTGAAATGATCTTCAACTCGTCCGCCGGAAGAGTTGTTTATGACCGTTACAAAGACAGCTCAGCTCTTCCCGAAGCTATTGCCAGGGAGTATGGGCACGAGAAGACAGCTACTTTTCTTGAGGAGATAACTATCAG ATTTTCCAAAGAGGCTAGTGAAGCCCAAAACTACCCCCAGACAATCGACTGGTCTGAGCTTGTGAGAGCTGCAGAGGAAGCACAAAAGCAGCCCG GCCTCAATACTGAAGAAGAGAGCAATCATCTTGACAGTAATGTTGTAAAGTACACTGGTTATTTAGGAGACATAGACACCTCTTCCAACGAAACTTGCGAGAGTGGAAGCTCCGAGTCTGAAGATAATATTCCTTGGGCGACTTCTAAAG AAATGAATTACCAAGCAGATGAGCTCAGCGAAATTGCATCGGCATATGAAGATCAGGAATTTGGAATCAAGAAGGCAGCTGTGAGTCAAAGTCTGATGTATATTTGTGGGACTGGACATTTTaagagagaaaaagtaaattCTACAGTGTCCAAGAAAGTTGTGTTACCGACCTTAGAAGGATGGCAACTCTCCCTCTTCCAAGATAGCTTCATTCGTGAGGCGTCCGGCTTGAAACACCTGAGAAGTCTCAATCGATGTGATACTTCGTTTTTCCTGGGCCCAGAGCAGGAAAGTATTCAATATCGTATAATAACGGAGTATGAGAGGTGGTGCCTCCTGTTTAAATACATGAAATACAGCTGGTTGCACAGTCGGAAGTTCGCAGCTGAAGGTGGACAGTTTGTAGAAAAATTTAATCAGGAAACTCAAGCTGTTATGATGGGAGCCTCCTTTGGCTGCACTGAAGACCTTCTTCGTATACAATCAACTAGAG aacTCGCAACAACGTCGGAAAATCCGGGGTTAGCTGTTCAAAGGAATTCGACTCAAGGGTTAACAAAACGTTGTACTTCTTCCGATTTATGGGTGTTGACTTGTCTGTGCCGTCCTGCGAGGAACATTTTGTTTGTATAT GTTGCAGACAACGGTGATGTTTTGCCTCAAAAAGCGTATTTCGATGATGACAGATACGAGTTGTCAATCCAGTACTGGCAGTGGCAGAGATACTTCAGCAGTTTGTTTGATGTCCAAAATAGGCTACAAGAAATGCGAAAACTATCAG AGGAAATGAGACCAGAATTCGGCCCAACCCCTCTTCCTACATACAACGCAAAG ATGTTGCCTCAAGTGCAAGACAAGCACATGATACGCCAGCCTGAATGCTGTCCTACTTGGTTGTATACCATGATACATCAATGCTGGGTCTATGCTCCAGTGGAAAGGCCACCTTTCATCGCTATATTTGATGGCATCTCGTCGAG GACATTAGGGGCGCACTCAATAGTAACTTGGCTGAGTCATTGTAACCAGGGAAGGTATTTACCGCCGGATAAATGCCATTCAGAGGATCCTTACCTTGTAAACGACAAAACAAATCACCCATCCTTTAACGTCAACGTGACTGATTACCGCAGCGCaagaaaggaaaagttataCGAAGAACACTTACATGGGGACGATGGAGGTAATGTGATCTTCACTGACAAGCACCCCTTAGTTCGACGaagggaaaacaatgaaaaaggtCTTCGCTTGATTACAGGACATCCCCCTGCTAAAATCTTTTACAGAATCAGCGAAGGAATCGCTGACGCCCAAAACAAGGTTAATGTCGAAACTTCATCCATCTATCCGCCTGGTTGTAAAGAGATATCACGAAAACAGATAATTGGTTTGCACGACAGCGAGGCACGCAGCCTCTCTGTAACTAGATGCTTGAGAAAACGCCTCATTGAAGGTTTGGCGGATAGCACGTCACCAACCGATTTCACCCTAACAGTCGACTACGTAGGCAATAATACAGAAGGATGCTTCAACGGATACTGGGGAAAAGGCCTGGGTGAGGGTTTGGCGAAGAGTGAAGATTTGGCGAGGGGTAcgtcattaactgctttcaaTTACGACCTGAATGAGGCTTTGATAAAGGGTTCGTCGATATCTGACATCCACCAAGTTACAGACCTGTCTGGAGACTGGGGAAAAGGCCTGGCTGAGGATTTGGCGAAGAGTAcgtcattaactgctttcacccTGACAGTCAACAGAGTCGATAGAGGCATGTTTGAAGACTGGGGAAAAGGCCTGGGTGAGGGTTTGGCGAAGAGTAcgtcattaactgctttcacctTAACAGTCAACAGCGCCGACGGACCTCTCTTTGGAGACTGGGGAAAAGGCCTGGGTGAGGGTTTGGCGAAGAGTAagtcattaactgctttcacccTGACAGTCAACAGCGTCGATAGAGGCATGTTTGCAGACTGGGGAAAAGGCCTGGGTGAGGGTTTGGCGAAGAGTAcgtcattaactgctttcacctTAACAGTCAACAACGCCGACGGACCTCTCTGTGGAGACTGGGGAAAAGGCCTGGGTGAGGGTTTGGCGAAGAGTAcgtcattaactgctttcacctTAACAGTCAACAGCGCCGACGGACCTCTCTTTGGAGACTGGGGAAAAGGCCTGGGTGAGGGTTTGGCGAAGAGTAagtcattaactgctttcacctTAACAGTCAACAGCGCCCACGGACACCTGTTTGGAGACTGGGGAAAAGGCCTGGGTGAGGGTTTGGCGAAGAGTAcgtcattaactgctttcacctTAACAGTCAACAACGCCGACGGACTTCTCTTTGTAGACTGGGGAAAAGGCCTGGGTGAGGGTTTGGCGAAGAGTAagtcattaactgctttcacccTGACAGTCAACAGCGTCAATAGAGGCATGTTTGCAGACTGGGGAAAAGGCCTGGGTGAGGGTTTGGCGAAGAGTAcgtcattaactgctttcacctTAACAGTCAACAACGCCGACGGACCTCTCTGTGGAGACTGGGGAAAAGGCCTGGGTGAGGGTTTGGCGAAGAGTAcgtcattaactgctttcacctTAACAGTCAACAGCGCCGACGGACCTCTCTTTGGAGACTGGGGAAAAGGCCTGGGTGAGGGTTTGGCGAAGAGTAcgtcattaactgctttcacctTAACAGTCAACAGCGCCCACGGACACCTGTTTGGAGACTGGGGAAAAGGCCTGGGTGAGGGTTTGGCGAAGAGTAcgtcattaactgctttcacctTAACAGTCAACAACGCTGACAGACTTCTCTTTGTAGACTGGGGAAAAGGCCTGTGTGAGGGTTTGGCGAAGAGTACGTCATTAACTGCTTTTACCTTAACAGTCAACAGCGCCGACGGACTTCTCTGTGGAGACTGGGGAAAAGGCCTGGGTGAGGGTTTGGCGAAGAGTACATCATTAACTGCTTTCGCCCTAATAGTCAATGGCGTCAACGGACACCTGTTTGGAAACTGGGGAGAAGGCCTGGGTGAGGGTTTGGCTAAGAGTAcgtcattaactgctttcacctTAACAGTCAACAGCGCCGACGGACACCTGTTTGGAAACTGGGGAAAAGGCCTGGGTGAGGGTTTGGCGAAGAGTAcgtcattaactgctttcacctTAACAGTCAACAGCGTCGACGGAGACCTGTTTGGAAACTGGGGAGGAGGCCTGGGTGAGGGCTTGGCGAAGAGTACATCATTAACTGCTTTCGCCCTAATAGTCAATGGCGTCGACGGACACCTGGGTGGAGACTGGGGAAAAGGCCTGGGTGAGGGTTTGGCGGAGAGTAcgtcattaactgctttcacccTAACAGTCAACAGCGTCGACGGACACCTGTATGAAGACTGGGGAAAAGAGGGTGAGGGTTTGGGGAAGAGTAAGTCATTAAGTGCTTTCACTCAAACAGTCAACAGCGTCGACAGACATCTGTATGTAGATTGGGGAAAAGGCCTGGGTGAAGGTTTGGTTGGGGGATGGGTTGAAGCCCTGAGAAGAAGTTTACGGAATAGCAAGTTCTTGTTGTCTGATAATGTGAGGATAGCTGACAGCAGTAGTCTGGATGGATGTTTCTCTTCATTTGATCTTAATAGAAGTGTCCGCGGAAGCCCACCGTCTAGATCTTTCAATCCTCGAGAAAAGGCAAAAATCAAGTCGATACCTGACGTGACTGGATCAAGTGAAGAAGCTACTGATTGCATCTTGATATGA